In Fusarium falciforme chromosome 10, complete sequence, a single genomic region encodes these proteins:
- a CDS encoding AAA domain-containing protein, with amino-acid sequence MSVNSVHHQRDLSHNRFGDHTSIYQGDHYHLPHPPARAEVVRVIPYPRNEDLVRRGDLLDRLDKLLPQTPGSHSAALWGLGGSGKTQIALDYAYRRCDADDECCVFWVHADNEATFLADYKTIGKKLGVDERLEGSDLLDVVRSGIEARSKWVMIVDNADDLRLFGVGQQEKGEGTKENENLRKYVPRTSQGTVLWTSRDAHITGTLVGAPRSIEVRAMAMDEATTLLARARDDPSTSKEARVDTLLEELQCLPLAISQAGAYMRRMSMTTEQYLGRLRQGQSRWEVLKMSDADRHRRPEVPNSVLETWRISTERIRVESEMSYGILHVIAYVDSQDIPHELVMAVANRYSVSDKGPTRQATELEVLKAITRLKEFSFLSQRQTEDGGRSYEMHKLVQEAVRYGLVVRDSMETTMGKAPWVESKPSEPENDEAYYSGMALQVVDDLFPPSEPTSWGRCEQYVTHAIRVGEWAEVSGTEIETAALLQRVSRFLYDGGRWREKEPVDKRALDLRREALGEKHLDTIGSMANLGATYHAQGLYDEAEKLKDEALKLRRVMFGEKHPDTISSMANLAATYHAQGRHGEDEEIAVKVLDLRREVLGEKHPDTISSMADLAATYHAQGRYDEAEEIAVKVLGLRREVIGEKHPDTIGSMANLGATYHAQGRQGEAEEIAAKVLDLRREVLGEKHLDTIRSMADLGATYHAQGRYDEDEEIAVKVWGLRREVLGEKHPDTIRSMADLAATYHAQGRYDEAEEIAVKVWGLRRDVLGEKHPDTIGSMADLGATYHAQGRYDEAESIYLKVLDLRREMLGEKHPDTISSMADLAVIYHEQGRYGEAERLKDEALDLRREELGEKHPDTIWSMADLAATYHAQGRYGEAERLHQTALDLRRHVLGESHPHTMQSMAYLASTQEALQQLPSLVESV; translated from the exons ATGTCGGTGAATTCGGTGCATCACCAGCGTGACCTCAGTCATAATCGATTTGGCGATCATACCTCCATCTACCAGGGCGACCATTACCATCTGCCCCACCCGCCGGCCCGCGCCGAAGTCGTCCGCGTCATTCCATATCCCCGCAACGAGGACCTGGTCCGTCGTGGGGATCTCCTCGACAGATTAGACAAGCTTTTACCGCAAACGCCGGGATCCCATAGCGCCGCGCTCTGGGGCCTAGGGGGATCGGG TAAGACACAGATTGCACTAGACTATGCGTATCGACGATGCGACGCCGACGATGAATGCTGCGTCTTCTGGGTGCATGCAGACAATGAAGCGACGTTTTTGGCCGATTATAAGACGATCGGGAAGAAGCTCGGAGTCGACGAGCGGCTTGAGGGGTCGGATCTGCTCGATGTGGTGCGCAGTGGGATCGAAGCTCGATCGAAATGGGTGATGATCGTCGACAACGCGGATGATCTGAGGTTGTTTGGAGTGGGTCAACAAgaaaaaggagaagggaCGAAAGAGAACGAGAATCTACGGAAATATGTCCCTCGTACCTCGCAAGGGACGGTACTATGGACAAGCCGAGACGCGCACATCACTGGCACGCTTGTCGGAGCGCCTCGAAGTATTGAGGTACGGGCTATGGCCATGGATGAGGCGACGACGCTCTTGGCAAGAGCGAGAGACGATCCGTCGACTTCGAAGGAGGCAAGAGTGGATACTTTGCTGGAAGAGCTGCAATGCCTGCCGTTGGCGATCTCGCAAGCCGGCGCGTATATGCGGCGTATGTCCATGACGACTGAGCAGTACCTAGGCCGCCTCAGGCAAGGCCAGTCTCGGTGGGAAGTGCTGAAGATGAGCGATGCTGACCGACATCGACGGCCGGAAGTACCGAATAGCGTGCTTGAGACGTGGAGGATCTCGACGGAGCGGATCCGAGTGGAGAGCGAGATGTCATACGGCATTCTCCACGTGATTGCGTATGTGGACAGTCAAGACATACCGCAcgagttggtgatggcagtAGCCAATCGATACAGTGTTAGCGATAAGGGCCCAACCAGACAAGCTACGGAGCTTGAGGTTCTGAAAGCTATCACACGACTGAAAGagttttcttttcttagcCAACGCCAGACGGAGGATGGCGGGCGGAGCTATGAGATGCATAAGCTTGTGCAAGAAGCTGTACGATATGGGCTGGTGGTAAGAGACTCGATGGAGACGACTATGGGCAAGGCACCATGGGTAGAGAGCAAGCCGAGCGAACCGGAGAATGATGAAGCATACTATTCCGGGATGGCTCTGCAGGTAGTAGATGACCTTTTCCCGCCATCAGAACCGACTTCGTGGGGGCGATGCGAGCAGTATGTGACGCATGCCATACGAGTAGGAGAGTGGGCGGAGGTGAGCGGGACGGAGATCGAGACAGCAGCTCTACTTCAAAGAGTGTCGCGCTTTCTGTATGACGGAGGACGATGGAGGGAGAAGGAGCCGGTAGATAAGAGGGCACTGGATCTCCGACGAGAGGCACTTGGAGAGAAGCATCTAGATACGATCGGGAGCATGGCGAACCTCGGGGCGACGTACCATGCGCAGGGCCTATATGACGAGGCCGAAAAGTTGAAGGATGAAGCACTGAAACTCCGACGAGTTATGTTTGGGGAGAAGCATCCTGATACGATCAGCAGCATGGCGAACCTCGCGGCGACGTACCATGCGCAGGGTCGACacggcgaggatgaagagattGCGGTCAAAGTACTGGATCTCCGACGAGAGGTACTTGGAGAGAAGCATCCTGATACGATCAGCAGCATGGCGGACCTCGCGGCCACGTACCATGCGCAGGGCCGATAtgacgaggctgaggagattGCGGTCAAAGTATTGGGTCTCCGACGAGAGGTGATTGGGGAGAAGCATCCTGATACGATCGGGAGCATGGCGAATCTCGGGGCGACGTACCATGCGCAGGGCCGACAAGGCGAGGCAGAAGAGATCGCAGCTAAAGTATTGGATCTCCGACGAGAGGTGCTTGGAGAGAAGCATCTAGATACGATCAGGAGCATGGCGGACCTCGGGGCGACGTACCATGCGCAGGGCCGatatgacgaggatgaagagattGCGGTCAAAGTATGGGGTCTTCGACGAGAGGTACTTGGGGAGAAGCATCCTGATACGATCAGGAGCATGGCGGACCTCGCGGCGACGTACCATGCGCAGGGCCGATAtgacgaggctgaggagattGCGGTCAAAGTATGGGGTCTTCGACGAGATGTGCTTGGGGAGAAGCATCCTGATACGATCGGGAGCATGGCGGACCTCGGGGCGACGTACCATGCGCAGGGCCGATATGACGAGGCTGAAagtatttaccttaaagtacTAGATCTCCGACGAGAGATGCTTGGGGAGAAGCATCCAGATACGATCAGCAGCATGGCGGACCTCGCGGTGATATACCATGAGCAGGGTCGATATGGCGAGGCTGAGAGACTGAAGGATGAGGCACTGGATCTCCGACGAGAAGAACTTGGGGAGAAGCATCCTGATACGATCTGGAGTATGGCGGACCTCGCGGCGACGTACCATGCGCAGGGTCGATATGGCGAGGCCGAGCGGCTTCATCAAACCGCTTTAGACCTTCGCCGGCATGTGCTTGGAGAAAGTCATCCGCATACGATGCAAAGCATGGCGTACCTCGCCTCAACGCAGGAGGCGTTACAACAACTACCGTCTCTTGTGGAGTCAGTCTAG
- a CDS encoding NB-ARC domain-containing protein: MSAHSAHQQRDVRHNQFRDHNFINQGNFRDIYYGLPHPPARAEVIRVIPYPRNEDLVHRRDLIDRLDKLLPPTSGSRGAALWGLGGSGKTQIALDYAYRRCDADEEYCVFWVHADNEATFLADYKTIGKKLGVDERLEGSDLLDAVRSGIEGRSKWVMIVDNADDLRLFGVGQQAKGDGTKENQSLWKYIPCTSQGMVLWTSRDAHITGTLVGPRCGIEVRSMAIDEATTLLARVRDEPPTAEEASGEAEVDALLEELQCLPLAIAQAGAYMRRMSMTAEQYLALLRQGQTRWEVLKVSDADRHRRPEVSNSVLETWRISTERIRAESEMSYQMLHVIAYVDSQDIPQELMAAAASRYDIDGEISTRQATELEVLEAVTRLKEFSFLSLRQMEDGERSYEMHKLVQEAVRYGLGVRGPMETTMGKAPWVESGPSEPEKGEAYYSGMALQVVDGLFPISEPTSWGRCEQYVTHAIRVGEWAEVSGTEIETSALLERVSSFLYERGRWREKEPVDSRALKLRREVLGEKHPDTIWSMASLAATYHDQGRYDEAERLKDETLDLQREVLGEKHPDTIRSMADLAMTYHEQGRYDEAERLKDETLDLRREVVGEKHPDTIRSMASLAATYHQQGRYDEAERLMDEALGLQREVVGEKHLDTIRSMASLAATYHVQGRYDEAERLMDEALGLQREVVGEKHPDTIRSMASLAVTYNAQGRYDEAERLMDKALDLRREVLGEKHPDTIWSMASLAVRYHAQGRYDEAEGLKVEVLDLRREMLGEKHPDTIWSMADLASTYYEQGRYDEDEEISVKVLDLRREMLGEKHPDTIRSMASLAATYHAQGRYDEAEVLHQAAFELRRHVLGESHPDTMQSMAYVASTQEALQQLPSLVESV; the protein is encoded by the exons ATGTCGGCGCATTCGGCGCATCAACAGCGCGACGTCAGGCACAACCAGTTCCGTGACCACAACTTCATCAACCAGGGAAACTTTCGAGATATCTACTACGGGTTGCCCCACCCACCGGCCCGCGCCGAAGTCATCCGCGTCATCCCATATCCCCGCAACGAGGATCTGGTCCATCGACGAGATCTCATTGATAGACTAGACAAGCTTTTGCCGCCAACATCAGGATCTCGTGGCGCCGCGCTCTGGGGCCTAGGGGGGTCGGG TAAGACACAGATTGCACTAGACTATGCGTATCGACGATGcgacgccgacgaggaaTACTGCGTCTTCTGGGTGCATGCAGACAACGAAGCGACTTTTTTGGCCGATTATAAGACGATCGGGAAAAAGCTCGGAGTCGACGAGCGGCTTGAGGGGTCGGATCTGCTCGATGCAGTGCGCAGCGGGATCGAAGGACGGTCGAAATGGGTGATGATCGTCGACAACGCTGATGATCTGAGGTTATTTGGAGTCGGCCAACAAGCAAAAGGAGACGGGACGAAGGAGAACCAGAGCCTATGGAAATACATCCCTTGCACGTCGCAAGGGATGGTCCTATGGACGAGTCGAGACGCGCACATCACCGGTACGCTTGTCGGACCGCGTTGCGGTATTGAGGTGCGATCTATGGCGATAGACGAGGCGACGACGCTCCTAGCAAGGGTCAGAGACGAGCCGCCGACTGCAGAGGAGGCATCGGGGGAGGCAGAAGTGGATGCTCTTCTAGAAGAGCTACAATGCCTGCCGCTGGCGATCGCGCAAGCTGGGGCATACATGCGGCGCATGTCGATGACAGCCGAGCAATACCTGGCTCTCCTAAGGCAAGGCCAGACTCGGTGGGAAGTGCTGAAGGTGAGCGATGCCGACCGACATCGACGGCCTGAGGTATCGAATAGTGTGCTTGAGACGTGGAGGATCTCGACGGAGCGGATCCGAGCGGAGAGCGAGATGTCATATCAGATGCTGCACGTGATTGCGTATGTGGATAGCCAAGACATACCGCAAGAACTGATGGCGGCAGCCGCTAGTCGGTACGACATTGACGGCGAGATATCAACTAGACAGGCTACGGAGCTTGAGGTTCTAGAGGCGGTCACACGACTAAAAGagttttcttttcttagcCTGCGGCAAATGGAGGATGGCGAGCGGAGCTATGAGATGCATAAGCTTGTGCAAGAAGCTGTACGATATGGGCTCGGGGTAAGAGGCCCGATGGAGACGACTATGGGCAAGGCACCATGGGTAGAGAGCGGGCCGAGCGAACCAGAGAAGGGTGAAGCATACTATTCTGGCATGGCTCTGCAGGTAGTAGATGGCCTTTTCCCGATATCAGAGCCGACTTCGTGGGGGCGATGCGAGCAGTATGTGACGCATGCCATACGAGTAGGGGAGTGGGCGGAGGTGAGCGGGACCGAGATCGAGACGTCGGCTTTACTCGAGAGAGTATCGAGCTTTCTCTATGAACGAGGGCGATGGAGGGAGAAGGAGCCGGTAGATAGTCGGGCACTAAAACTCCGGCGAGAGGTACTTGGGGAGAAGCATCCAGATACGATCTGGAGCATGGCGTCACTCGCGGCGACGTACCATGACCAGGGTCGATATGACGAGGCTGAGAGACTGAAGGATGAGACACTGGATCTCCAACGAGAAGTGCTTGGGGAGAAGCATCCTGATACGATCAGGAGCATGGCGGACCTTGCGATGACGTACCATGAGCAGGGTCGATATGACGAGGCTGAGAGACTGAAGGATGAGACACTGGATCTCCGACGAGAGGTGGTTGGGGAGAAGCATCCAGATACGATTAGGAGCATGGCGTCACTTGCGGCGACGTATCATCAGCAGGGTCGGTATGACGAGGCTGAGAGACTGATGGATGAAGCATTGGGTCTCCAACGAGAGGTGGTTGGGGAGAAGCATCTAGATACGATTAGGAGCATGGCGTCACTTGCGGCGACGTACCATGTGCAGGGCCGATACGACGAGGCTGAGAGACTGATGGATGAAGCATTGGGTCTCCAACGAGAGGTGGTTGGGGAGAAGCATCCTGATACGATCAGGAGCATGGCATCTCTCGCGGTGACATACAATGCGCAGGGTCGATAtgacgaggccgagaggTTAATGGATAAAGCACTGGATCTCCGACGAGAGGTGCTTGGAGAGAAGCACCCCGATACGATCTGGAGCATGGCGTCACTCGCGGTGAGATACCATGCGCAGGGCCGATatgacgaggccgaggggTTGAAGGTTGAAGTACTGGATCTCCGACGAGAGATGCTTGGGGAGAAGCATCCGGATACGATCTGGAGCATGGCGGACCTCGCGTCGACATACTATGAGCAGGGCCGAtatgacgaggacgaagagaTCTCGGTCAAAGTACTGGATCTCCGACGAGAGATGCTTGGGGAGAAGCATCCAGATACGATCAGGAGCATGGCGTCACTCGCGGCGACGTACCATGCGCAGGGCCGATATGACGAGGCTGAAGTGCTTCATCAAGCCGCCTTTGAGCTTCGCCGGCATGTTCTTGGAGAAAGCCATCCGGATACGATGCAGAGCATGGCATACGTCGCCTCAACGCAGGAGGCGTTACAACAACTACCGTCTCTTGTGGAGTCAGTCTAG
- a CDS encoding Calpain catalytic domain-containing protein, with the protein MKHSKLPSPGMARANQRRDSSLNPQARIADFWSKAHTTTPGKITSIFPVSLYHGLLVDETCHLKPFDTAPSYERAAQQCRAQIHAIVEQCEHANSKFSDPDFDIEADFHSGINSCLFGLVESCEHNGSSRGFKKSAFAGYTPTLVSRNLARATGDDISLPGSVHRISWIFDNPRFTVNGFSGSDIQQGANGDCWWLAALGAIAHRNDLMEKICVARDEEVGVYGFVFCKDGEWISTVVDDNLYLAEQDFDAGMYDATGEKAQLHRRQKQNGSKALFFAKCRDPNETWLPLLEKAFAKVHGDYQALDGGWASLAMEDLTGGITTIIASSSILHKERLWRELLSSGTQSGEFVFGLSSGAGEEHNNGLILSHAYSILEAVEMKDEHDGVTHLIKIRNPWGQRSGDGLGEWHGPWADGSKEWNPYTMKQLRHEFGDNGTFWMMYDDILENFEYIYRTRLFNSRWNMVQKWMSVQVPWLPGFLKKRFIIEIKEKSTVVVTLSQLDDRYFHGLQGQYDFTLHFLLRAVTSQKKLCQVSPTNHGDRRSVSCEMVLEPGIYEAIPKILAEASELPCVEEMIKLAEGKNPQKLRQIGLRHDLSHAKEGIISEDNPPEKHGNERARDSKKRREQQEIQESEVIKQVS; encoded by the exons ATGAAGCACTCAAAACTACCAAGCCCCGGGATGGCAAGGGCCAATCAGCGGAGAGATAGTTCGCTCAACCCACAGGCTCGCATCGCCGACTTTTGGTCCAAAGCACACACTACGACTCCAGGGAAAATCACCTCAATTTTCCCAGTAAGCCTCTATCATGGGCTTCTAGTTGACGAAACCTGTCACCTCAAGCCCTTCGATACTGCCCCAAGCTACGAAAGAGCCGCTCAACAATGCCGCGCTCAAATCCACGCGATAGTAGAACAGTGTGAGCATGCCAACTCCAAGTTCAGCGACCCTGACTTCGACATTGAGGCCGATTTTCATTCAGGCATCAACAGCTGCCTGTTCGGCCTCGTGGAAAGTTGTGAACATAATGGCAGTAGTCGGGGCTTTAAAAAATCGGCTTTTGCAGGGTACACCCCAACGCTGGTCTCACGCAATCTCGCCAGGGCCACTGGCGATGACATATCCCTTCCAGGGTCAGTCCATCGCATCTCTTGGATTTTTGACAATCCACGCTTCACTGTTAATGGATTTTCCGGTTCAGATATCCAACAGGGGGCGAATGGCGATTGCTGGTGGCTGGCGGCACTTGGGGCCATCGCTCACCGGAATGATCTTATGGAGAAGATATGTGTAGCACGAGATGAGGAGGTTGGTGTGTACGGTTTTGTTTTCTGTAAAGATGGAGAATGGATCTCAACCGTGGTCGATGATAACCTGTATCTTGCTGAGCAGGATTTTGATGCAGGCATGTACGACGCTACGGGAGAGAAGGCCCAACTTCACAGAAGGCAGAAGCAGAATGGATCAAAGGCTCTCTTCTTTGCTAAATGCAGAGATCCAAACGAGACGTGGCTTCCATTATTAGAGAAAGCG TTTGCCAAAGTTCATGGTGACTACCAAGCCTTAGATGGAGGATGGGCTAGTCTGGCAATGGAAGACCTCACTGGCGGTATCACGACCATTATCGCAAGTAGCAGTATTCTCCACAAGGAACGCCTTTGGCGTGAGCTCCTCTCCTCTGGTACTCAGTCCGGAGAGTTTGTTTTTGGCTTGTCCAGTGGTGCTGGCGAGGAACACAATAATGGCCTTATATTGAGTCATGCCTACTCCATTCTAGAGGCCGTTGAGATGAAGGACGAGCACGACGGCGTGACTCATTTGATAAAAATTAG GAACCCTTGGGGCCAAAGATCTGGGGATGGCCTTGGAGAATGGCATGGCCCTTGGGCAGATGGTTCCAAAGAGTGGAATCCTTACACAATGAAGCAGCTTCGCCATGAGTTTGGTGACAATGGAACCTTCTGGATGATGTACGATGATATACTGGAAAACTTCGAGTATATCTATCGGACTCGTCTCTTCAACAGCCGGTGGAATATGGTTCAGAAATGGATGAGCGTCCAAGTGCCATGGCTACCCGGTTTCCTTAAGAAAAGATTCATtatcgagatcaaggagaaaaGTACGGTGGTGGTTACTTTGTCGCAG CTGGACGATCGGTATTTTCACGGCCTTCAAGGGCAATATGACTTTACTCTCCACTTCCTATTAAGAGCAGTTACCTCCCAGAAAAAGCTTTGCCAAGTTTCTCCAACCAACCATGGCGACAGACGATCAGTCAGTTGCGAAATGGTGCTTGAGCCGGGGATTTATGAAGCCATTCCAAAGATTCTTGCCGAGGCGAGTGAACTTCCTTGCGTGGAGGAGATGATCAAGTTGGCCGAAGGCAAGAACCCTCAAAAGTTGCGCCAAATAGGTTTGAGACATGACCTTAGCCATGCTAAGGAGGGGATTATAAGCGAAGATAACCCCCCTGAGAAGCACGGGAACGAAAGAGCGAGGGATTCAAAGAAAAGACGGGAGCAGCAAGAAATACAAGAAAGCGAAGTGATAAAGCAGGTAAGCTAG